In Pseudomonas alcaliphila JAB1, a single window of DNA contains:
- a CDS encoding sugar transferase, translating to MIRVFDVALSLLGLFFGFPVLVLIYVLGLLDTGAPLFRQTRVGRGKRPFTLVKFRTMAVDTASVASHLASSASITRLGAFLRKTKLDELPQLWNVLRGEMSLVGPRPNLFNQEELIAERDLRAVYDVRPGITGLAQVQGIDMSTPALLAETDQKMIRSMSTSLYFSLILQTALGKGAGDRVVH from the coding sequence GTGATACGTGTTTTTGATGTTGCTCTGTCCTTACTGGGGTTGTTCTTTGGCTTTCCGGTATTGGTTTTGATCTATGTTCTTGGCTTGTTGGATACAGGCGCGCCCCTGTTTCGTCAGACGCGTGTGGGGCGTGGCAAGCGGCCGTTTACGTTAGTCAAGTTTCGAACGATGGCGGTTGATACGGCATCTGTGGCAAGCCACTTGGCCTCCAGTGCTTCGATCACGCGCTTGGGAGCTTTTCTGCGCAAGACCAAGTTGGACGAGCTACCGCAGCTCTGGAATGTGCTCAGGGGGGAAATGAGTCTGGTTGGGCCTCGGCCTAATCTGTTCAATCAGGAAGAGCTGATCGCCGAGCGGGACTTACGCGCTGTGTATGATGTTCGTCCTGGCATTACGGGGCTGGCCCAAGTGCAGGGGATCGATATGTCTACGCCGGCTTTGCTTGCCGAGACTGATCAGAAGATGATCCGTTCAATGTCGACCTCTCTCTATTTCAGCCTGATTCTGCAAACAGCCTTGGGAAAAGGTGCTGGCGACCGAGTGGTACATTGA
- a CDS encoding nucleoside-diphosphate sugar epimerase/dehydratase, giving the protein MNGLRQFLVSLPRRQKRLLQLLADTILVWVALWLSFAVRLGAIDAAKPFSGHGWLFIVAPLIALPIFIRLGMYRAVMRYVGSDALITIAKAVSLSALVLALAVYWYRGPTAVVPRSMVFNYWWLSLLLLGGLRLGMRQFFTGDWLEPVARQRDAAAGTSRVAIYGAGTAGNQLVAALRLGRAMRAVAFVDDDAGVANRVIAGLRVYTPKHIQQMIDETGADEILLAMPSISRARRREILDALEPYALHVRSVPGFTDLASGRVKVEDIQEVDIADLLGRDAVPPRQDLFERCIKNQVVLVTGAGGSIGSELCRQILASGARTLLLFEHSEFNLYSIHGELQQRIERESLPIKLVPILGSIRNFERLFDILQTWRVNTVYHAAAYKHVPMVEHNVAEGVLNNLVGTLNAAQASIKAGVANFVLISTDKAVRPTNVMGSTKRLAEMVLQALSRESAPLLFGDDSGVHHVNKTRFTMVRFGNVLGSSGSVIPLFREQIKQGGPVTVTHPNITRYFMTIPEAAQLVIQAGSLGQGGDVFVLDMGEPVKIADLAEKMIRLSGLTVRDERTPHGDIGIEFTGLRPGEKLYEELLIGEDVKPTEHPMIMRAEEDMLPWDELKGRLQALLVAVSEDDYARVRMLLRETVHGYVPEGEIVDWIHLRNRER; this is encoded by the coding sequence ATGAACGGTTTGCGCCAGTTTCTGGTGAGTTTGCCCAGGCGTCAGAAGCGCTTGTTGCAGTTATTGGCCGATACCATCCTCGTCTGGGTTGCGCTTTGGCTGTCGTTTGCCGTTCGTTTGGGGGCAATCGATGCGGCCAAGCCCTTTTCTGGGCATGGCTGGTTGTTCATTGTCGCTCCGTTGATTGCGCTGCCTATTTTTATCAGGCTGGGCATGTATCGGGCAGTTATGCGTTACGTGGGTAGTGATGCTCTCATTACTATTGCCAAAGCCGTATCCCTCTCGGCGCTGGTGTTGGCGCTTGCCGTTTACTGGTACAGGGGCCCCACGGCGGTTGTGCCGCGCTCTATGGTTTTCAACTACTGGTGGCTCAGTCTGTTGTTATTGGGCGGTCTGCGTCTTGGGATGCGCCAATTCTTTACTGGTGATTGGCTTGAGCCTGTTGCCCGACAACGTGACGCTGCAGCAGGCACATCCCGGGTTGCTATTTACGGAGCTGGAACGGCGGGTAATCAGTTGGTCGCCGCTTTGCGTTTGGGGCGTGCGATGCGGGCGGTAGCATTCGTGGACGACGATGCTGGAGTTGCCAATCGGGTTATTGCCGGGCTGCGAGTTTATACACCCAAGCATATTCAGCAGATGATCGACGAGACGGGGGCTGACGAGATTCTTCTTGCGATGCCGTCTATTTCTCGAGCGCGACGTCGCGAGATCCTCGATGCGTTAGAGCCTTATGCATTGCATGTTCGCAGCGTGCCAGGGTTCACCGACCTGGCCAGCGGGCGGGTGAAGGTTGAGGACATCCAGGAGGTGGATATCGCCGACCTTCTCGGGCGCGACGCCGTACCGCCTCGGCAAGATCTGTTCGAGCGCTGCATCAAGAATCAGGTCGTGCTGGTAACCGGCGCTGGTGGCTCCATCGGTTCTGAGCTGTGTCGGCAGATCCTGGCGAGTGGTGCTCGAACCTTGCTACTTTTCGAGCACAGCGAATTCAATCTCTACAGTATCCATGGCGAATTGCAGCAGCGAATCGAGCGGGAGTCGCTGCCGATCAAGCTGGTGCCGATTCTCGGGTCTATCCGTAATTTCGAGCGTTTGTTCGACATTCTGCAGACCTGGCGAGTCAATACCGTTTATCACGCCGCTGCGTACAAGCATGTGCCGATGGTCGAGCATAACGTTGCCGAGGGCGTGCTCAACAACCTGGTCGGTACGCTCAATGCTGCGCAGGCGTCGATCAAGGCAGGTGTTGCCAATTTCGTTTTGATTTCTACCGACAAGGCGGTGCGGCCTACCAATGTGATGGGTAGCACCAAGCGCTTGGCTGAGATGGTGCTGCAGGCGCTGAGTCGTGAGTCTGCGCCGTTGCTGTTTGGTGATGACTCAGGCGTTCATCACGTTAACAAGACCCGTTTTACCATGGTGCGTTTTGGCAATGTGCTGGGCTCTTCCGGGTCGGTGATTCCGTTGTTCAGGGAGCAGATCAAGCAGGGTGGGCCGGTTACGGTGACGCATCCGAACATCACCCGCTATTTCATGACGATCCCCGAGGCGGCGCAGCTGGTCATTCAGGCCGGTTCGTTGGGGCAGGGCGGTGATGTGTTCGTGCTGGATATGGGGGAGCCGGTCAAGATTGCCGACCTTGCGGAGAAGATGATTCGTTTGTCCGGCCTGACTGTGCGTGATGAGCGTACTCCGCATGGCGATATCGGTATCGAGTTCACCGGGTTGCGTCCGGGTGAGAAGCTCTATGAGGAGCTGCTGATCGGCGAGGATGTGAAGCCTACGGAGCATCCGATGATCATGCGCGCAGAAGAGGACATGTTGCCCTGGGACGAGCTCAAGGGTCGCTTGCAGGCGCTACTGGTTGCGGTCAGTGAGGATGATTACGCTCGCGTACGTATGCTGCTGCGCGAAACGGTGCATGGTTATGTGCCGGAAGGTGAGATCGTTGACTGGATTCATCTCAGAAACCGGGAGCGTTGA
- a CDS encoding amino acid aminotransferase, protein MSLFSAVEMAPRDPILGLNEAFNADTRTTKVNLGVGVYYNEEGRIPLLRAVAEAEKARIEAHAPRGYLPIEGIAAYDKAVQELLFGKGAALIEAGRVITTQALGGTGALKIGADFLKRLLPDATVAISDPSWENHRALFETAGFPVQNYRYYDPFSNGVNRGGMLEDLRNLPARSIVVLHACCHNPTGVDLQLEDWKAVLDVLREREHVPFLDIAYQGFGDGIEQDAEAVRLFAESGLEFFVSSSFSKSFSLYGERVGALSLVTASREESTRVLSQLKRVIRTNYSNPPTHGATVVASVLNSPELRAMWEAELGEMRDRIRSMRLAMVEQLTALGAKRDFGFVAEQRGMFSYSGLTVEQVERLKEEFGIYAVGTGRICVAALNKGNLDSVTRAIHAVL, encoded by the coding sequence ATGAGTCTCTTCTCTGCCGTCGAAATGGCTCCGCGCGATCCCATCCTGGGCCTCAACGAAGCATTCAACGCCGACACCCGCACCACCAAGGTCAACCTTGGCGTGGGCGTCTACTACAACGAGGAGGGACGGATTCCGCTGCTGCGCGCCGTCGCAGAAGCCGAAAAGGCACGTATCGAGGCCCACGCACCGCGTGGCTACCTGCCGATCGAAGGCATCGCCGCCTACGACAAGGCCGTACAGGAACTGCTGTTCGGCAAGGGCGCAGCCCTGATCGAAGCCGGCCGCGTGATCACCACCCAGGCCCTGGGCGGTACCGGCGCGCTGAAGATCGGTGCCGACTTCCTCAAGCGCCTGCTGCCGGACGCCACCGTGGCGATCAGCGACCCGAGCTGGGAAAACCACCGCGCCCTGTTCGAGACCGCCGGCTTCCCCGTGCAGAACTACCGCTACTACGATCCGTTCAGCAACGGCGTGAACCGTGGCGGCATGCTCGAAGACCTGCGCAACCTGCCGGCCCGCTCCATCGTCGTGCTGCACGCCTGCTGCCACAACCCGACAGGCGTCGACCTGCAGCTGGAAGACTGGAAAGCCGTGCTGGACGTGCTGCGCGAGCGTGAGCACGTGCCTTTCCTCGATATCGCCTACCAGGGCTTTGGCGACGGCATCGAGCAAGACGCCGAAGCCGTGCGTCTGTTCGCCGAGTCAGGCCTGGAATTCTTCGTCTCCAGCTCCTTCTCCAAGTCGTTCTCGCTGTACGGCGAGCGCGTCGGCGCCCTGTCGCTGGTCACCGCCAGCCGCGAAGAGTCGACCCGCGTGCTGTCGCAGCTCAAGCGCGTGATCCGCACCAACTACTCCAACCCGCCTACCCACGGCGCCACCGTGGTCGCCAGCGTGCTCAACAGCCCTGAGCTGCGCGCCATGTGGGAAGCCGAGCTGGGCGAAATGCGCGACCGCATCCGCAGCATGCGCCTGGCCATGGTCGAGCAACTGACTGCACTGGGCGCCAAACGTGACTTCGGCTTCGTCGCCGAGCAACGCGGCATGTTCTCCTACTCCGGCCTCACCGTGGAGCAAGTGGAACGCCTGAAGGAAGAGTTCGGCATCTACGCCGTCGGTACTGGCCGCATCTGCGTCGCCGCGCTGAACAAGGGCAACCTGGACAGCGTCACCCGTGCGATCCACGCCGTGCTGTAA
- a CDS encoding glycosyltransferase family 4 protein, whose amino-acid sequence MSDGALNGFFGFSMKVIFVITRSDVMGGASVHLLDLAAGLQSCGYDITILVGGQGIFLQHAQDRSLSCISLKYLTREIDLVIDIKAIFELRGVLKRLKPDLIHLHSSKAGIIGRISAIGLPAPCIFTAHGWAFTEGVSPRRRFLYRFIERLIAPLAKRIITVSDYDRTLALAGRVALPGQLAVVHNGMPDISAKMRAQRVALGDIVRFVMVARFEAPKDQLSLLRAFAALPSGQWRLELIGDGPQMQAAIDLATSLGLADSVIFSGACIDVASRLAASDVFILISRWEGLPLTILEAMRAGLPVIASDVGGVAEAVQDGETGYLIKRDATGLLVERLGLLLADAEMRRRMGEAGRLRYESDFTFSLMLNKTIAVYEEVLL is encoded by the coding sequence GTGAGTGATGGTGCTTTAAATGGATTTTTTGGTTTTTCTATGAAAGTGATCTTTGTCATAACCCGTTCTGACGTGATGGGAGGGGCCAGTGTCCATCTTCTTGACCTTGCTGCGGGCCTTCAGTCTTGTGGTTATGACATAACTATTTTGGTTGGTGGGCAGGGCATTTTTCTGCAGCACGCGCAGGATCGATCATTAAGTTGTATTTCTCTGAAGTATTTGACCAGAGAGATCGATCTGGTTATTGACATTAAAGCGATATTCGAGCTGCGTGGCGTGCTAAAGCGCTTGAAGCCAGATCTGATTCACTTGCATTCTTCTAAGGCCGGAATTATTGGACGTATCAGCGCTATAGGGCTGCCTGCTCCTTGCATATTCACGGCCCATGGCTGGGCATTTACCGAAGGTGTATCTCCAAGGCGCCGCTTCCTGTATCGATTTATCGAACGGCTCATTGCCCCTTTGGCAAAACGGATCATTACTGTCTCCGACTATGACAGGACCCTCGCCTTGGCGGGGCGGGTTGCGCTACCTGGCCAGCTCGCCGTGGTGCATAACGGCATGCCAGATATTTCTGCCAAGATGCGGGCTCAGCGGGTCGCACTGGGAGATATCGTACGCTTTGTCATGGTCGCTCGCTTTGAGGCGCCTAAAGATCAGTTGTCATTGTTGCGCGCCTTCGCAGCGCTTCCCTCAGGGCAGTGGCGCCTTGAGCTGATTGGTGATGGGCCGCAGATGCAAGCTGCGATTGATCTTGCGACAAGCCTTGGCTTGGCTGATAGCGTCATTTTTTCGGGAGCTTGTATCGATGTTGCTTCACGGCTTGCAGCATCAGACGTATTTATCTTGATATCTCGTTGGGAAGGATTGCCGTTGACTATTCTTGAGGCAATGCGTGCTGGCCTGCCAGTTATCGCATCCGATGTAGGAGGCGTCGCCGAAGCTGTACAGGACGGTGAGACGGGCTATCTGATCAAGCGTGACGCTACAGGCTTACTAGTAGAACGCCTTGGTCTACTGCTTGCGGACGCTGAGATGAGGCGGCGCATGGGCGAGGCAGGGCGGCTTCGATATGAATCCGATTTTACGTTTTCTCTAATGCTGAATAAAACCATCGCGGTTTATGAAGAGGTGCTTCTTTAA
- a CDS encoding glycosyltransferase — translation MKVGVGLKKHAYTPEAYAYKKFLEQSNVEVQLALEEELYPDNEVNIYFMGLRPFWRRKAFGAAEVHEYQSLSVAPCSVLKDTVKKIVNGQPSGRIFLNEVVRESMGFASGVPYILRDMGVDAALFQKPNPCPDFDIVYSGSIAGRNGVLEEFQRLSALGYKLLIVGEVDASVRNLFRENTKVEFAGRVSRDELPRLYSQAWAGLNYTPNLYPFNIQTSTKTLEYLASGLVVFSNRYHWASKFSSDYGVRFLWLDELQRYIGISSSLISDDCFFDASEFKWDSILGRSGFLNFISSVRE, via the coding sequence ATGAAGGTTGGTGTGGGTTTAAAAAAACATGCTTATACTCCTGAGGCTTATGCGTACAAGAAATTTCTTGAGCAATCCAATGTCGAGGTTCAGCTGGCGCTAGAGGAAGAACTCTATCCTGATAACGAGGTAAATATTTATTTTATGGGCTTGCGTCCTTTTTGGCGGAGAAAAGCTTTTGGTGCCGCTGAGGTGCATGAGTATCAAAGTCTTTCCGTGGCTCCGTGCTCGGTGTTGAAGGACACCGTGAAAAAGATTGTTAACGGCCAGCCTAGTGGGCGTATTTTCTTGAATGAAGTCGTTCGAGAGAGTATGGGGTTTGCATCAGGCGTTCCCTATATTTTGCGAGATATGGGCGTGGATGCTGCACTTTTTCAGAAGCCAAATCCTTGTCCAGACTTTGACATAGTCTATTCAGGTTCTATTGCTGGGCGTAATGGGGTGCTTGAGGAGTTTCAGCGTTTATCGGCGCTTGGATATAAGCTTCTTATTGTCGGCGAAGTCGACGCGTCAGTACGTAATCTGTTTCGTGAAAATACAAAAGTCGAGTTTGCGGGGAGGGTTTCTCGCGACGAACTGCCCAGGCTATACAGCCAGGCGTGGGCTGGGTTGAATTATACGCCGAATCTATATCCATTTAACATCCAGACTAGTACGAAAACGCTAGAGTACTTGGCGAGTGGGTTAGTTGTTTTTAGTAATAGATATCATTGGGCTTCAAAGTTTTCCAGTGATTACGGTGTGCGTTTTTTATGGCTTGATGAATTGCAGCGCTATATTGGTATTTCCTCCAGTCTTATTAGCGATGATTGTTTTTTCGATGCGTCTGAATTTAAGTGGGATAGCATACTCGGGCGATCAGGTTTTTTAAATTTTATCTCCAGTGTACGTGAGTGA
- a CDS encoding IS5 family transposase — translation MKQMTFADAEYAGKRKQTRKDLFLIEMDQVVPWKRLVALIDPHYPKGEGGRPAYPLMAMLRVHLMRSWFGYSDPAMEEALYEATILHQFAGLSLERIPDETTILNFRRLLEKHERATGILAVINGYLGGRGLSLRQGTIVDAALINAPSSTKNKDGKRDPEMHQTKKGKQYHFGMKAHVGVDDDSGLVHSVVGTAANVADVTQVDKLLHGEENMVEADAGYTGVEKRPEYEGREVIWQIAACRSTYKKLDKRSALYKAKRKIGKAKAQVRAKVEHPFRVIKRQFGYVKTRFRGLAKNTAQLVTLFALSNLWMSRRYLLTNVGEMRP, via the coding sequence ATGAAGCAGATGACCTTCGCCGACGCGGAGTACGCCGGTAAGCGCAAGCAAACCCGCAAGGATTTGTTCCTGATCGAGATGGATCAGGTAGTGCCGTGGAAACGTTTGGTCGCTCTGATCGACCCGCACTACCCTAAAGGCGAGGGTGGTCGTCCGGCGTACCCGTTGATGGCAATGCTGCGCGTACATCTGATGCGGAGCTGGTTTGGCTACAGCGACCCGGCGATGGAGGAAGCTCTGTACGAGGCCACCATCCTGCACCAGTTTGCTGGACTTAGCCTGGAACGCATTCCGGACGAAACCACCATCCTCAACTTCCGTCGCTTGCTGGAGAAACACGAACGGGCTACCGGCATCCTGGCCGTGATCAATGGCTACCTAGGTGGCCGAGGTTTGTCGTTGCGCCAAGGCACCATCGTCGATGCCGCACTGATCAATGCGCCGAGTTCGACCAAGAACAAGGACGGCAAGCGCGACCCGGAAATGCACCAGACGAAGAAGGGAAAGCAGTATCACTTCGGCATGAAGGCGCATGTCGGCGTTGATGACGACTCCGGCCTGGTACACAGCGTGGTGGGAACGGCAGCCAACGTTGCAGACGTTACCCAGGTCGACAAACTGCTGCACGGCGAGGAAAACATGGTGGAAGCCGATGCGGGTTATACCGGCGTAGAGAAGCGCCCGGAATATGAAGGCCGTGAGGTGATCTGGCAGATCGCCGCCTGCCGCAGCACTTACAAGAAGCTTGATAAGCGCAGCGCGCTGTACAAAGCCAAGCGCAAGATCGGGAAGGCCAAGGCGCAGGTTCGGGCCAAGGTTGAACACCCATTCCGGGTGATCAAGCGTCAGTTCGGTTATGTGAAGACGCGTTTCCGTGGCCTGGCCAAGAACACCGCACAACTGGTGACGCTGTTCGCACTGTCGAACCTGTGGATGTCGCGCCGATATTTGCTGACGAATGTAGGAGAGATGCGCCCGTAA
- a CDS encoding SDR family oxidoreductase — translation MRVLLTGATGFVGGALLRYLSTAGACVVAAVRSSGTRRFSERVFEVGDISADTQWASALECITVVVHTAARAHMSQEVSSDPLAEYRGVNVEGTLNLARQAAAAGVQRFVFISSIGVNGNINVRPFTALDAPHPVDPYAQSKWEAEQGLWRIQQETGMEVVIIRPPLVYGPEAPGNFGSLVRWVGKGIPLPLGAIHNRRSLVGIDNLVDLIVRCIDHPAAANQVFLAGDGRDLSTTELLRLVGDAMGRPARLIPVPAGVLKLSAALLGRKAMAQRLLGFLQVDISQTCETLGWQPPFTVEEGLRRCFLSSD, via the coding sequence ATGCGAGTTTTGCTGACTGGGGCCACCGGTTTCGTTGGTGGTGCTTTGTTGCGTTATCTATCTACTGCAGGTGCGTGTGTGGTGGCCGCTGTGCGTTCAAGCGGAACTAGGAGGTTTTCTGAGCGTGTGTTTGAGGTGGGAGATATAAGTGCAGACACGCAGTGGGCCTCCGCTCTAGAGTGTATTACCGTAGTAGTACATACCGCTGCTCGAGCCCATATGTCTCAGGAGGTAAGTAGTGACCCGCTGGCTGAGTATCGGGGTGTCAACGTGGAGGGGACGTTGAATCTTGCCCGCCAAGCCGCTGCAGCGGGGGTGCAACGTTTCGTTTTCATCAGCTCTATCGGCGTTAACGGGAATATCAATGTCCGCCCGTTTACTGCTCTCGATGCTCCGCACCCCGTGGACCCCTATGCTCAGTCAAAGTGGGAGGCTGAGCAGGGGCTTTGGCGTATTCAGCAAGAGACAGGGATGGAGGTGGTGATCATTCGCCCTCCATTGGTATATGGCCCGGAGGCTCCGGGTAACTTTGGGAGTCTGGTTCGCTGGGTTGGTAAAGGGATTCCACTACCCCTTGGAGCTATCCACAATCGTCGTTCGCTGGTTGGCATCGATAATCTTGTCGATTTGATCGTTCGCTGCATCGATCATCCTGCTGCTGCCAACCAAGTCTTTCTGGCGGGTGATGGTCGCGATCTATCGACTACGGAGCTGTTACGTTTAGTGGGAGATGCAATGGGGCGGCCTGCACGTTTGATTCCTGTGCCTGCTGGCGTTCTTAAGCTTAGCGCGGCATTGTTGGGGCGGAAGGCTATGGCGCAGCGCTTGCTGGGGTTCTTGCAGGTAGATATCTCGCAAACTTGCGAGACATTGGGCTGGCAGCCACCTTTCACGGTTGAAGAGGGGTTAAGGCGTTGTTTCCTGTCTTCGGATTGA
- a CDS encoding glycosyltransferase — translation MFKDKEAPLVSVVIPCYNHAEYVQECIKSVIEQDYENIELIIIDDGSKDESVSKIQELVPECEKRFRRFEFRARSNKGLCETLNEAIAWCEGEYYSSIASDDIMRPYKTREQVEHLEANSSFVGVFGAVEVLYKNGCKKEIVRKSNSYHFNDIFLHNHNLPAPTSMLRLEKVKEVNGYRGGFIIEDWIMWLDLTRSGGILSYLGRVFVTYRRHDGNLSGQLDEMCVGRLQIVDLFKGYGSYKKAKAAVYLVQAVDVQTIDKIKSVPFAVKSVVNNIGVVFTLRFLSYLVKMFLPRSG, via the coding sequence ATGTTTAAAGATAAAGAAGCGCCATTGGTAAGCGTTGTGATTCCTTGCTATAATCATGCAGAGTATGTGCAGGAATGTATCAAGAGCGTCATCGAACAAGATTATGAAAATATCGAGTTGATCATAATCGATGACGGTTCGAAAGATGAGTCTGTAAGTAAGATCCAAGAGCTTGTCCCTGAGTGTGAGAAGCGATTTAGGCGGTTTGAGTTTAGAGCAAGGTCTAATAAAGGTTTGTGTGAGACTTTGAATGAGGCTATAGCGTGGTGTGAAGGTGAGTATTATTCGAGTATTGCATCAGATGACATCATGCGGCCATACAAAACACGTGAGCAAGTTGAGCATTTAGAAGCGAACTCTAGTTTTGTTGGTGTTTTTGGTGCTGTTGAGGTTTTATATAAGAATGGATGCAAGAAGGAGATTGTAAGAAAAAGTAATAGTTATCATTTTAATGATATCTTCCTTCATAATCATAATCTTCCAGCGCCAACATCCATGTTAAGGCTTGAAAAAGTCAAGGAAGTTAATGGTTACAGGGGAGGGTTCATAATCGAAGATTGGATCATGTGGTTGGATTTAACAAGGTCGGGTGGGATTTTGTCTTATCTTGGTAGGGTTTTTGTTACATACAGAAGGCATGATGGCAATTTGTCTGGGCAACTCGATGAGATGTGTGTGGGGCGGCTCCAGATAGTTGATTTGTTTAAGGGGTATGGCAGTTATAAAAAAGCCAAGGCTGCAGTTTATTTGGTGCAGGCTGTTGATGTTCAAACTATAGATAAAATTAAATCTGTGCCGTTTGCAGTTAAATCTGTTGTTAATAACATTGGGGTTGTTTTTACCTTGCGGTTTTTAAGTTATTTGGTGAAAATGTTTTTACCTAGAAGTGGTTGA
- a CDS encoding helix-hairpin-helix domain-containing protein: MQKLGLSSLLFAVLASFSLAAAAAETPKTESAKPAAVQVAQVAVVNLNTADAATLQRELAGIGATKAQAIVAYREEHGNFASVDELLEVKGIGEATLEKNRDKLSIN; the protein is encoded by the coding sequence ATGCAAAAACTCGGTCTATCTTCCCTTCTGTTCGCTGTTCTCGCTTCCTTCTCTCTGGCTGCCGCTGCAGCTGAAACCCCAAAAACCGAAAGCGCCAAACCGGCTGCCGTGCAGGTGGCGCAGGTTGCCGTGGTCAATCTGAATACCGCCGATGCTGCAACACTGCAGCGTGAGCTGGCCGGGATTGGTGCGACCAAGGCGCAGGCGATTGTGGCTTACCGGGAGGAGCACGGTAATTTCGCCTCGGTCGACGAGTTGTTGGAGGTGAAAGGTATCGGCGAGGCGACGCTGGAGAAGAATCGCGACAAGCTGAGTATTAACTGA